In Campylobacter concisus, a single window of DNA contains:
- the uvrC gene encoding excinuclease ABC subunit UvrC — translation MLIDEIRTLPNEPGVYQYFDAQNRLLYVGKAKILKNRVKSYFKFTPSLAPAEKLSPRISKMISEAVHLEYIVTPSEADALILENSFIKQLKPKYNILLRDDKTYPYIFINLNDDFPRFEITRKVVKGSNIRYFGPYFSGASELLEALYLNFNLVQKKSCIKGKKACLFYQLKRCYAPCEGKISKENYAKIVNEAIAALQNPNLLIARLEELMLNYAKAEDYEQAAATRDKMQTLKNMQTKVEVDLAKLEDFEAYSVACVHDMICAVRFSVQSGKITGVKTDIAQAKNAQKDEINEAYKQAILKSFIAGQPIISTKIYVQEDFEDSKLVEEILNERFERKFNIACPKIGDKRKICEIATKNAEVSIEKYLKTHDNELLNEIKEYFNLAHTPYVVEAYDNSHLFGEASVGAMVRYEHGEWAKQNYRHMHLSSKNDYDQMKESLTARALRFDKLSPPDLWVIDGGEVLLNLACEILASSGSNVDVIAISKEKIDAKAHRAKGEAKDKIYTKNGSFSLSTSDKKLQFFQKMRDESHRFVISFHRKTRQKNDMQRSILKQAGVSEGSIAKLISFYGSFDKISEANLDEVAKITNKSVAEKLAVLKEGNLK, via the coding sequence ATGCTAATAGACGAGATAAGAACGCTTCCAAACGAGCCTGGCGTATACCAGTATTTTGACGCGCAAAACAGACTCTTATACGTTGGCAAGGCCAAAATTTTAAAAAATAGGGTCAAAAGCTACTTTAAATTTACCCCAAGCCTAGCTCCGGCTGAAAAACTAAGCCCTAGAATTTCAAAGATGATAAGCGAGGCGGTGCATCTTGAATACATCGTCACGCCAAGCGAAGCAGACGCTCTAATACTTGAAAATTCTTTCATCAAGCAGCTTAAGCCAAAATACAACATCTTGCTTCGTGACGACAAGACCTACCCTTATATTTTTATAAATTTAAATGATGATTTTCCAAGATTTGAGATCACTAGAAAGGTGGTAAAAGGCTCGAATATCCGCTATTTTGGGCCATATTTTAGTGGAGCTAGCGAGCTGCTTGAGGCACTTTATCTAAATTTCAACCTCGTTCAGAAAAAATCCTGCATCAAAGGCAAAAAAGCCTGCCTTTTTTATCAGCTAAAACGCTGCTATGCCCCGTGTGAAGGCAAAATTTCAAAAGAAAACTACGCTAAGATCGTAAACGAAGCTATCGCGGCCTTACAAAATCCAAATTTGCTCATCGCTCGCCTTGAAGAGCTCATGCTAAACTACGCCAAGGCCGAAGACTACGAGCAAGCAGCCGCGACTAGAGATAAGATGCAAACGCTTAAAAATATGCAAACAAAGGTCGAGGTCGATCTTGCTAAGCTTGAGGACTTTGAGGCATACTCGGTCGCTTGCGTGCACGATATGATCTGTGCGGTGAGATTTAGCGTACAAAGTGGCAAGATAACTGGAGTAAAAACTGACATCGCGCAGGCTAAAAACGCCCAAAAAGATGAGATAAACGAGGCTTATAAGCAGGCTATTTTAAAAAGCTTCATAGCTGGTCAGCCTATTATTAGCACCAAAATTTACGTCCAAGAGGACTTTGAAGATAGCAAGCTGGTGGAGGAAATTTTAAACGAGAGATTCGAACGTAAATTTAATATCGCATGCCCAAAAATAGGCGATAAGCGAAAAATTTGTGAGATCGCCACCAAAAACGCTGAAGTTAGCATCGAAAAATACCTAAAAACGCACGATAATGAGCTACTAAATGAGATAAAAGAGTACTTTAACCTAGCTCACACGCCTTACGTAGTCGAGGCATATGACAACTCACACCTTTTTGGTGAGGCTAGCGTTGGAGCGATGGTGCGCTATGAGCATGGCGAGTGGGCGAAGCAAAACTACCGCCACATGCACTTAAGCTCTAAAAACGACTACGATCAGATGAAAGAGAGCCTAACAGCTAGAGCACTTAGATTTGACAAGCTTAGCCCGCCTGATCTTTGGGTTATTGACGGAGGCGAAGTGCTTTTAAACTTAGCCTGTGAAATTTTAGCAAGTAGTGGCTCAAATGTCGATGTGATAGCCATTTCAAAAGAGAAGATCGATGCCAAAGCTCACCGCGCAAAGGGCGAGGCAAAGGATAAAATTTACACAAAAAATGGTAGCTTTAGCCTAAGTACGAGCGATAAAAAGCTTCAGTTTTTTCAAAAAATGCGTGATGAAAGCCATAGATTTGTCATCAGCTTTCACAGAAAAACAAGGCAGAAAAATGATATGCAAAGATCAATTCTAAAGCAAGCTGGCGTATCTGAGGGCAGTATCGCGAAATTAATCAGCTTTTACGGAAGTTTTGATAAAATCAGCGAAGCGAATTTAGACGAAGTGGCAAAAATAACAAATAAAAGCGTAGCAGAAAAGCTTGCAGTACTCAAAGAAGGAAATTTGAAGTGA
- the nhaD gene encoding sodium:proton antiporter NhaD, translated as MRFFGLLGLFFAMAFGADGETAAIDLTTTWAGILSLIIFVVGYFFIAAEENFHIDKAKPAIFIGTFMFLLIGIYMLINGMDVHSLEHEVNHLILEIAQIVFFLMVAMTFIEALIERDVFNALKYNLVSKGYTYRKLFWLTGVLAFFISPVADNLTTALILSTVLLTIDRNNTNFLVAGAINIVVAANAGGAWSPFGDITTLMAWAAGKAPFVDFFALFPASIIGWFVTAFLLSRVVPSTAPHFDVANEPKVVMKKGGKAVIFIGAFTIFCAVMMHQLFHLPAMWGMMFGFSLLSLYTYYFKKAHKNEEPMHVFHYMSKIENNTLFFFFGILAAVGALHFAGFLNYAVSLYDKFGSTAVNIGVGFLSAIVDNVPVMSAVLKANPAMGADAGEAMSQWLLVTLTAGIGGSMISFGSAAGVGVMGKLKGIYTFGAHMKYAWMVVLGYIVSIIVWYVQFEIFHIYF; from the coding sequence ATGAGGTTTTTTGGACTTCTAGGCTTGTTTTTCGCGATGGCTTTTGGTGCTGATGGAGAAACCGCAGCTATTGACTTAACTACTACATGGGCAGGAATTTTATCGCTTATAATTTTTGTTGTTGGATATTTTTTTATAGCAGCGGAAGAAAATTTCCACATTGATAAGGCAAAACCTGCTATTTTTATCGGTACGTTCATGTTTCTACTTATCGGTATTTATATGCTTATAAATGGCATGGATGTGCATTCGCTTGAACATGAGGTAAATCACCTGATTTTAGAGATTGCTCAGATCGTATTTTTCTTGATGGTGGCGATGACATTTATCGAAGCGCTTATAGAAAGAGACGTATTTAACGCACTTAAATATAATCTCGTATCAAAAGGCTATACTTATAGAAAGCTGTTTTGGCTAACTGGTGTTTTAGCATTTTTTATAAGCCCAGTAGCTGATAACCTAACAACAGCGCTTATTCTTTCAACCGTTCTTCTAACGATAGATAGAAATAATACAAATTTCCTAGTGGCTGGCGCAATAAACATCGTCGTAGCAGCAAATGCAGGTGGGGCATGGAGTCCATTTGGCGATATCACTACGCTTATGGCTTGGGCTGCTGGAAAAGCACCGTTTGTCGACTTTTTCGCACTTTTCCCAGCATCTATCATAGGTTGGTTTGTAACGGCATTTTTACTTTCTCGTGTAGTGCCAAGTACTGCACCACATTTTGATGTGGCAAACGAGCCAAAAGTGGTTATGAAAAAAGGTGGCAAAGCGGTTATCTTTATAGGCGCATTTACTATCTTTTGTGCTGTTATGATGCATCAGCTTTTCCACTTGCCAGCGATGTGGGGAATGATGTTTGGCTTCTCGCTACTCAGCCTTTATACTTACTATTTCAAAAAAGCTCACAAAAATGAAGAGCCAATGCATGTATTTCACTATATGTCAAAGATCGAAAACAACACACTATTTTTCTTCTTTGGAATTTTAGCTGCAGTTGGCGCTCTTCATTTTGCTGGATTTTTAAATTACGCTGTATCACTTTATGATAAATTTGGCTCAACTGCTGTAAATATTGGCGTTGGCTTCCTTTCAGCAATCGTTGATAACGTCCCTGTTATGTCAGCTGTTTTGAAAGCAAATCCAGCAATGGGAGCTGATGCAGGCGAGGCAATGAGTCAGTGGCTATTAGTGACACTAACTGCTGGTATTGGTGGTTCGATGATCAGCTTTGGCTCAGCGGCTGGTGTTGGAGTAATGGGTAAATTAAAAGGAATTTATACCTTTGGTGCACATATGAAATACGCTTGGATGGTGGTTCTAGGATATATCGTATCGATCATTGTTTGGTATGTGCAGTTTGAAATTTTTCATATCTATTTTTAA
- the guaA gene encoding glutamine-hydrolyzing GMP synthase — MNNTIIVLDFGSQYTQLIARRLREEGVYTEILPFNAKLSEIKAKEPKGIILSGGPASVYAKDAYFCDSGVFGLNIPILGVCYGMQLLAHTHGAEVLAADQKEYGKAELNVIKEHELFKDTPSKQIVWMSHSDYVKDLPEGFEVIAISENSPYCAFGDDKRKFYAIQFHAEVQHSEYGTQILKNFAKYICGCESTWNMGSFAKNKIEEIRKIVGTHKVLCAVSGGVDSSVTAALLAAAVPENLILVFVDNGLLRTNEREQVEATFRTKLGVELVSIDASEIFLGRLAGVIDPEKKRKIIGETFIEIFEQEAKKHGDVKFLAQGTLYTDIIESSVVGSSKTIKSHHNVGGLPDWMTFELIEPLREIFKDEVRKLGLELGLSRDLVFRHPFPGPGLAIRIMGEVNKPSLELLRKADVILRDELKSTGWYNKTWQAFCVLLNVNSVGVMGDNRTYENAVCVRVVDASDGMTASFSRLPYDLLENVSRRIINEVDGINRVVYDISSKPPATIEWE, encoded by the coding sequence ATGAACAATACGATTATAGTTTTGGATTTTGGTTCGCAGTACACTCAGCTAATAGCTAGAAGGCTAAGAGAAGAGGGCGTCTACACTGAAATTTTGCCATTTAATGCAAAGCTTAGTGAGATAAAGGCGAAAGAGCCAAAAGGTATCATTTTAAGTGGCGGCCCAGCTAGTGTTTATGCTAAAGATGCTTATTTTTGTGATAGTGGTGTCTTTGGGCTAAACATCCCTATACTTGGCGTTTGCTACGGCATGCAACTACTTGCTCACACGCATGGGGCTGAGGTTTTGGCGGCTGATCAAAAAGAGTACGGCAAGGCAGAGCTTAACGTTATTAAAGAGCATGAGCTATTTAAAGATACACCTTCAAAACAAATCGTATGGATGAGTCATAGTGACTACGTAAAGGACTTGCCAGAGGGCTTTGAAGTGATCGCTATTAGTGAAAATTCGCCTTATTGTGCTTTTGGCGATGATAAACGAAAATTTTATGCGATCCAGTTTCACGCAGAGGTGCAACACAGCGAGTATGGCACGCAAATTTTAAAGAATTTTGCTAAATATATTTGCGGCTGCGAGAGCACGTGGAACATGGGAAGCTTCGCTAAAAATAAGATAGAAGAGATCAGAAAAATAGTGGGCACTCACAAGGTGCTTTGTGCAGTTAGTGGCGGTGTGGATAGCTCTGTAACTGCGGCACTTTTAGCAGCTGCTGTGCCTGAAAATTTGATCCTTGTCTTTGTTGATAACGGACTTCTTAGAACAAACGAAAGAGAGCAAGTTGAAGCTACATTTAGAACAAAGCTTGGCGTTGAGCTAGTTAGCATAGACGCGAGCGAGATCTTCCTTGGCCGCTTAGCTGGTGTGATAGATCCTGAGAAAAAACGCAAGATCATAGGTGAGACCTTTATAGAAATTTTTGAGCAAGAGGCCAAAAAGCATGGTGATGTGAAATTTCTAGCTCAAGGCACTCTTTATACTGATATCATCGAAAGCTCAGTTGTTGGCTCAAGCAAGACGATAAAGAGCCACCACAACGTTGGAGGTTTGCCTGATTGGATGACTTTTGAGCTTATTGAGCCACTAAGAGAAATTTTTAAAGACGAGGTTAGAAAGCTAGGCCTTGAGCTTGGACTAAGCCGTGATTTAGTATTCCGCCATCCTTTCCCAGGACCGGGCCTTGCGATCCGCATCATGGGCGAGGTAAATAAACCAAGCCTAGAGCTACTTCGCAAAGCTGACGTGATCTTGCGCGATGAGCTAAAAAGTACTGGCTGGTATAACAAAACTTGGCAGGCGTTCTGCGTGCTTCTAAACGTAAATTCAGTCGGCGTAATGGGCGATAACCGCACCTATGAAAACGCCGTTTGCGTGCGCGTAGTGGATGCTAGCGACGGCATGACGGCTAGCTTCTCACGCCTACCGTACGACCTGTTAGAAAACGTCTCTCGCCGCATCATAAACGAAGTAGACGGCATCAACCGCGTAGTTTACGACATCTCGAGCAAACCGCCTGCAACGATAGAGTGGGAATAA
- a CDS encoding NAD(P)H-dependent oxidoreductase, protein MKQICIILAHPYERSLNAAIANVAAEKLQNSGYEVKFHDLYKEKFNPILSGAELVSDESDDELLKAHQKDIVSAHGIVIVHPNWWGEPPAILKGWIDRVLRQGVAYDFAPGDNGGGLPIGLLKAEAIVVFNTSNTPETRENEIFGDPLERIWKSCIFDFCGVKTFERLMFRVVADSDEAKRKVWLEQVKGVLDRRFPGLT, encoded by the coding sequence ATGAAACAAATCTGCATCATTTTAGCGCATCCTTACGAGAGAAGTCTAAATGCGGCTATTGCAAACGTAGCAGCAGAAAAGCTGCAAAATAGCGGCTACGAAGTTAAATTTCACGATCTATATAAGGAGAAATTTAATCCGATCCTTAGCGGTGCCGAGCTCGTGAGCGATGAAAGCGACGACGAGCTGTTAAAGGCGCATCAAAAAGATATCGTAAGCGCTCACGGTATCGTGATCGTTCATCCAAATTGGTGGGGCGAGCCGCCAGCCATCCTAAAGGGCTGGATCGACCGCGTGCTAAGGCAAGGAGTAGCTTACGATTTTGCGCCGGGCGATAACGGCGGCGGGCTTCCGATAGGGCTTTTAAAAGCTGAAGCCATCGTAGTCTTTAACACATCCAATACCCCAGAGACCAGAGAAAACGAGATATTCGGCGATCCGCTGGAAAGAATTTGGAAAAGCTGCATTTTCGATTTTTGTGGCGTGAAAACCTTTGAGCGGCTGATGTTTAGAGTGGTCGCAGACAGTGACGAAGCTAAGCGAAAGGTCTGGTTAGAACAGGTCAAAGGGGTGCTAGATAGACGCTTTCCTGGGCTTACGTAA